A genomic window from Camelina sativa cultivar DH55 chromosome 2, Cs, whole genome shotgun sequence includes:
- the LOC104739029 gene encoding uncharacterized protein LOC104739029: protein MYRSTSWNRVTEDYSSAPPKGLWMGSVIGPLDENELPSYNNPPDEMIKNEKSRTKFAEKAIHIIPFVLLACALVLWLFSNPDVVDVGMREESIAARIEGLTIEGDIDNDSDGTQTGFLGATLELGDTDKPNLNDRTRRGSRKLIKGF, encoded by the exons atgtatagATCCACAAGCTGGAATAGAGTGACAGAAGATTACTCATCCGCACCGCCTAAAGGATTGTGGATGGGCTCGGTGATTGGTCCTCTTGACGAGAACGAACTACCTTCCTACAATAATCCACCGGATGAAATGATTAAGAATGAAAAGTCACGTACAAAATTTGCAGAAAAAGCTATTCACATCATTCCTTTTGTTCTCCTTGCATGCGCTCTCGTACTTTGGCTCTTCTCAAATCCAG ATGTGGTGGATGTTGGGATGAGAGAAGAATCTATAGCGGCTAGGATTGAAGGATTGACAATCGAAGGAGACATCGATAATGACAGCGATGGAACTCAAACTGGTTTCTTGGGCGCCACCTTAGAACTCGGAGATACAGACAAACCAAACCTCAATGATCGGACCAGACGTGGTTCAAGAAAATTGATCAAAGGCttttaa
- the LOC104739038 gene encoding peptide methionine sulfoxide reductase A1-like, with protein sequence MSRRFLLTTLLCFSLSLFLQDISMNILNKLGIGSSKQTSMDHPSPIAQGPDDDAPAPGNQFAQFGAGCFWSVELAYQRVTGVTQTEVGYSQGITHNPSYEDACSGTTNHTEVVRVQYDPKVCSYESLLDLFWSRHDPTTLNRQGNDVGTQYRSGIYFYNSEQEKLARESLERHQQQVDRKIVTEILPAKKFYRAEEHNQQYLSKGGRFGLKQSSAKGCNDPIRCYG encoded by the exons ATGAGCCGACGTTTCCTCCTCACcactctcctctgtttctctctgtctctgtttcTACAAGATATCTCCATGAACATACTAAACAAGCTCGGTATAGGATCAAGTAAACAAACCAGCATGGATCATCCTTCACCAATCGCACAAGGTCCCGACGACGATGCTCCGGCGCCGGGAAACCAGTTTGCTCAATTCGGCGCCGGTTGTTTCTGGAGCGTGGAATTAGCGTACCAGAGAGTTACAGGAGTGACTCAAACAGAGGTTGGCTATTCTCAAGGGATCACTCACAACCCTTCTTACGAAGATGCTTGTTCAGGCACCACGAATCATACTGAGGTGGTTCGTGTTCAGTATGATCCAAAAGTGTGTAGTTATGAGTCGCTGCTTGATTTGTTCTGGTCTAGACATGATCCCACCACTTTGAATCGTCAG GGAAACGATGTGGGAACCCAATACAGATCAGGGATATATTTCTACAACTCCGAGCAAGAGAAACTAGCACGCGAGTCACTGGAGCGTCACCAGCAACAAGTTGATAGAAAGATTGTGACAGAGATATTACCGGCTAAGAAATTTTACAGAGCCGAGGAACATAACCAGCAATACTTGTCTAAAGGAGGGAGGTTTGGTCTTAAGCAATCCTCTGCGAAAGGCTGCAACGACCCAATCCGCTGCTATGGCTAA
- the LOC104739048 gene encoding cyclin-U4-3: MADQVQIRTMNQDLEEPMAEIMPSVLTAMSYLLQRVSETNDKLSQKQMISGFHGLTKPSISIRSYLERIFEYANCSYSCYIVAYIYLDRFVKKQPFLAINSHNVHRLIITSVLVSAKFMDDLSYNNGYYAKVGGISREEMNMLELDFLFGIEFQLNVTVSTFNNYCCFLQREMVMLMKMKSLFLEPSLSFRSSFKTKLLMNPHEDDSLSTHHSKKQQLAAA, encoded by the exons ATGGCTGATCAGGTTCAGATCCGGACAATGAATCAAGATCTCGAAGAACCAATGGCTGAGATCATGCCAAGCGTCTTAACGGCAATGTCGTATCTCTTGCAAAGAGTATCGGAGACCAACGACAAGCTTAGCCAGAAACAGATGATCTCAGGTTTCCATGGATTAACCAAACCTTCCATATCAATCAGAAGCTATCTAGAGAGGATCTTCGAGTATGCGAATTGTAGCTATTCGTGTTACATCGTCgcgtatatatatttggatcgGTTCGTGAAGAAGCAGCCATTTTTGGCTATCAATTCCCATAATGTTCATAGGCTTATAATCACAAGTGTCTTGGTCTCTGCCAAATTCATGGATGACTT GAGTTACAACAATGGATATTATGCAAAAGTTGGGGGAATAAGCAGAGAAGAGATGAACATGCTTGAGCTTGACTTCTTGTTCGGAATCGAGTTTCAGTTAAACGTTACCgtttcaacttttaataactACTGTTGTTTTCTACAAAGAGAGATGGtgatgttgatgaagatgaaatctctgtttcttgaacCTTCTCTTTCGTTCAGAAGCTCTTTTAAGACCAAACTTTTGATGAATCCACACGAAGACGACTCTTTATCTACTCATCACAGCAAGAAGCAGCAACTCGCTGCTGcttga
- the LOC104739054 gene encoding putative glycine-rich cell wall structural protein 1: MIKGLLLVLFFLVIAKTSVSRPFAWSRRGNMPGQNYPGESGSGRGPNWEYNWGWGSAPGSGWGFGSGSGRSPTGWGRGSGYGYGSGSGSGSGYGYGSGGGGARGGGYGYGSGNGRSGGGGGGGGSNGEVASLSHSSKIHP; encoded by the coding sequence atgatcAAAGGGCTcttgttggttttgttctttctagTCATTGCAAAGACTTCGGTTTCTCGTCCGTTCGCATGGTCTAGGAGGGGTAACATGCCAGGCCAAAACTACCCAGGCGAAAGTGGATCAGGTCGTGGGCCTAATTGGGAGTACAACTGGGGTTGGGGCTCTGCTCCAGGTTCTGGATGgggtttcgggtcgggttccggtAGATCACCAACAGGGTGGGGAAGAGGATCTGGATACGGGTATGGATCCGGATCCGGGTCAGGTAGCGGATATGGATATGGTTCTGGAGGTGGTGGAGCACGCGGTGGTGGGTATGGTTACGGAAGCGGAAATGGCCGTTctggtggtggcggcggcggtggtggttcCAACGGTGAAGTTGCCTCTTTAAGCCACAGTAGTAAGATTCATCCGTGA
- the LOC104739063 gene encoding uncharacterized protein LOC104739063, which produces MSCLGRILSVTYPPDPYNHHRCSDHKLSPSSSSSSSSLGRNRRFRWRRLTALNPESSSLDSESDSESKFAAGFCIIEGPETVQDFAKMQLQEIQDNIRSRRNKIFLHMEEVRRLRIQQRIKNTELGIINEEQEHDLPNFPSFIPFLPPLTAANLKVYYATCFSLIAGIILFGGLLAPTLELKLGIGGTSYADFIQSLHLPMQLSQVDPIVASFSGGAVGVISALMVVEVNNVKQQEHKRCKYCLGTGYLACARCSSTGSLILAEPVSTIAGGSHSQSPPQTERCSNCSGAGKVMCPTCLCTGMAMASEHDPRIDPFD; this is translated from the exons ATGTCATGTTTGGGTAGGATTTTGTCAGTTACCTACCCACCTGATCCGTACAATCATCATCGTTGTTCAGATCATAAactatcaccatcatcatcatcatcatcatcttcactagGGCGTAATCGGAGATTCAGATGGCGGCGACTCACTGCGTTAAACCCTGAATCTTCCTCCCTCGACTCTGAATCTGATTCTGAATCCAAATTCGCTGCCGG GTTTTGTATAATAGAAGGGCCTGAAACAGTACAGGACTTTGCCAAAATGCAATTACAAGAGATTCAAGATAACATTAGAAGCCGACGAAACAAGATCTTCTTGCATATGGAAGAG gtaCGGAGGCTAAGAATACAACAACGGATTAAAAACACAGAACTTGGTATCATAAACGAGGAACAAGAACATGATTTACCTAATTTCCCATCTTTTATCCCATTCTTACCtcctttg ACTGCTGCCAATTTGAAAGTCTACTACGCAACTTGTTTTTCACTCATCGCCGGGATTATCTTATTCGGTGGCCTTCTAGCTCCTACT CTAGAGTTGAAGCTAGGTATTGGAGGTACTTCATATGCAGATTTTATTCAAAGTCTTCATCTACCTATGCAATTGAG TCAAGTGGATCCAATAGTAGCTTCGTTTTCTGGAGGAGCTGTTGGTGTTATTTCGGCTTTGATGGTAGTTGAAGTCAACAACGTAAAGCAGCAAGAACACAAGAGATGCAAATACTGTCTAGGAACTG GGTATCTAGCTTGTGCTCGTTGCTCTAGCACAGGTTCTCTTATTTTAGCTGAACCAGTCTCAACTATTGCTGGTGGGAGTCATTCTCAATCACCGCCCCAAACCGAAAGATGTTCAAACTGTTCAGGTGCCGGAAAG GTGATGTGCCCGACGTGTTTGTGCACAGGCATGGCTATGGCGAGTGAGCATGACCCTCGGATCGATCCCTTCGATTAA
- the LOC104739073 gene encoding putative pectinesterase 63 codes for MGYNSVSLIVTSLLVVITSPVVFANDAAPIPQNKGGIEQWFNTNVPSLASRKSTLDPALLAAEAKPRIIKVEQNGRGQFKTITEAIKSVQAGNTGRVIIKVGPGVYKEKVTIDRNKPFITLYGHPNAMPVLTYDGTALRYGTVDSATLIVLSDYFMAINIIVKNSAPMPDGKMKGAQALSMRISGNKAAFYNCKFYGYQDTICDDAGNHFFKDCYIEGTFDFIFGSGRSLYLGTQLNVVGDGIRVITAHAGKTAQEKTGYTFVHCKVTGTGTGIYLGRAWMSHPKVVYAYTDMSSVVDPSGWQANRDIGRDKTVFYGEYKCTGPGSLKAKRVKFTQYIDDIKAKYFISLGYIQGSSWLLPPPKLM; via the exons ATGGGATACAATTCTGTGTCCCTAATAGTAACAAGCCTGCTCGTGGTGATTACATCGCCGGTGGTTTTCGCTAACGATGCAGCACCAATTCCGCAGAACAAAGGCGGAATCGAGCAGTGGTTCAACACCAACGTCCCGTCGTTGGCTAGTAGAAAAAGTACATTAGATCCAGCTCTATTGGCCGCTGAGGCTAAGCCACGTATCATCAAG GTGGAACAAAATGGAAGAGGCCAGTTCAAGACAATAACCGAAGCGATAAAGAGTGTACAGGCAGGGAACACTGGGCGTGTGATCATCAAGGTAGGTCCTGGTGTATACAAAGAGAAGGTCACAATAGATAGAAACAAGCCCTTCATCACACTGTACGGTCATCCAAATGCAATGCCGGTATTGACATACGACGGTACCGCATTACGATATGGGACAGTCGATAGCGCAACTCTCATTGTCTTGTCCGACTATTTCATGGCTATTAACATCATCGTTAAG aattctGCGCCTATGCCGGATGGTAAGATGAAGGGTGCACAAGCTTTATCTATGAGAATCTCTGGCAACAAAGCAGCTTTCTACAACTGTAAATTTTACGGTTATCAAGACACGATTTGCGATGACGCCGGAAACCATTTCTTCAAAGACTGCTACATCGAAGGCACATTTGATTTCATCTTTGGAAGCGGACGCTCTCTATACCTC ggTACACAACTAAACGTTGTGGGAGATGGAATCAGAGTGATCACAGCTCATGCGGGAAAAACCGCGCAAGAGAAAACCGGATACACGTTCGTGCACTGCAAGGTTACAGGGACTGGAACCGGGATCTACTTGGGTCGAGCATGGATGAGCCACCCGAAGGTTGTTTACGCATACACCGATATGTCAAGTGTCGTGGACCCATCTGGATGGCAAGCAAACCGCGACATCGGACGTGACAA GACGGTGTTCTATGGAGAGTATAAGTGCACAGGACCAGGATCGCTCAAGGCGAAAAGAGTTAAGTTTACACAATACATTGACGACATTAAAGCTAAATACTTCATCTCGCTTGGCTACATCCAAGGATCCAGCTGGCTTCTTCCTCCTCCCAAATTAATGTAA
- the LOC104756850 gene encoding uncharacterized protein LOC104756850 — protein sequence MLCGWLYASLDPQVQKVISFVDNAKVLWDNFRVRYSIGNVSLVHQIKSSIARCAQDGQPVDDYFGQIKVMWDDLDDFEPFIDCCCNSPSCPQRLKQQAQERIDVVGFAVKAGVNAIASATRLTQGPCTHCGRTNHSVDTCFELHGLPDWWIEKHGDTRGGSRSDSTRGRGRGSYRGRGRGRSSPTSYRANNAQALSEVEFPDLPGVSKATWSAIVNLLKPDQTSGSDKHYCVEFLLDSGASHHMIGDDDLLVDAHDIPRSIVVLSNGNNTFATKEGTMILGDHVKLNRVLYVPDLSCTLISLARICRELFCYALFIDTLSVIHDHTLKMLIGAGEERDGVSHFHGAVSACVNKVKKSTRTLWHERLGHPSTKILSSFFIDFPGFCTP from the exons ATGTTATGCGGCTGGCTCTATGCGAGTTTAGATCCTCAAGTCCAGAAGGTGATCTCGTTTGTTGACAACGCAAAAGTCCTATGGGACAATTTTCGTGTTCGTTACTCTATTGGGAATGTTTCTCTTGTTCACCAAATCAAATCTTCTATTGCTCGATGTGCTCAAGATGGTCAGCCTGTTGATGATTATTTCGGCCAAATCAAGGTCATGTGGGATGATCTTGATGATTTTGAGCcctttattgattgttgttgcaATTCTCCGTCTTGTCCTCAACGTCTCAAGCAACAAGCAC AAGAACGTATTGATGTCGTCGGTTTTGCTGTGAAAGCTGGTGTCAATGCTATTGCATCCGCTACACGTCTAACTCAAGGACCATGTACTCACTGTGGCCGTACCAATCACTCGGTGGATACATGTTTCGAACTTCACGGCTTGCCCGATTGGTGGATCGAGAAACATGGTGATACTAGAGGAGGATCACGATCTGACTCCACTCGAGGTAGAGGTCGTGGCTCTTACCGTGGACGCGGTCGTGGGCGTTCCTCTCCTACTTCCTATCGTGCTAACAATGCTCAAGCTCTTTCTGAAGTTGAATTCCCTGACTTACCTGGTGTTAGTAAGGCCACCTGGTCTGCTATTGTGAACTTGTTAAAACCTGACCAAACCTCTGGTTCCGATAAGCATTATTGTGTTGAGTTTTTACTTGACTCTGGAGCGTCTCATCATATGATAGGTGATGATGATCTCCTTGTGGATGCACATGACATTCCTAGAAGTATTGTTGTTCTTTCCAATGGAAATAATACTTTCGCTACTAAAGAAGGGACGATGATCCTTGGAGATCACGTTAAACTGAATCGTGTTCTCTATGTTCCTGATCTTTCTTGCACTCTCATCTCTCTCGCTAGAATTTGTCGTGAGCTGTTCTGCTATGCTTTATTTATTGATACATTGAGTGTTATACATGACCATACTTTGAAGATGTTGATTGGCGCAGGTGAAGAGAGAGATGGGGTTTCTCACTTTCATGGAGCGGTTTCAGCATGCGTCAACAAGGTCAAgaaatccacaagaactctttGGCATGAACGTTTGGGGCATCCATCTACGAAGattttatctagtttttttATCGACTTTCCTGGATTCTGCACACCATAG
- the LOC104739082 gene encoding uncharacterized protein LOC104739082 isoform X1, producing the protein MARISLAICLTLLVTLSTVYETQGTFSLPHYLEKFPKVGKDFEAFANKGMSDFLGDLEGMCPKTAEFKNLFATLKDYMASFGSGSSKDIKMELSEKSEKLFRAMSVFDTSKGGTSDDSWNLVDGLLSMGKGLMEMKKSGSQELNFEQRKELIVSMVEWTRGIGLFVKAASESKGQSIDLSSFGIDYDNSVESPIKRAMYETQGTFSLPHYLENLPKKAQDFEPFAYNGMSHFIDSLESKCPATTEFKDFFVKLEDYMAIFKSASSGSKDFKVDMSIKSQRLFKAMSVLTGTQGSGISVDSWRMLDGLLSMGKFLVEMKKHGSNEITFEQRTEMVGSMVQWARAIGLFARVASEKKGKTIDLSPFGIFHARNYGKGNFKTSSEL; encoded by the exons atggcaaGAATTTCATTAGCGATATGTCTAACGTTACTTGTCACGTTAAGCACCGTTTATGAAACACAAGGGACCTTCTCGTTACCCCATTACTTGGAAAAATTTCCCAAAGTGGGCAAAGACTTCGAGGCTTTCGCAAACAAAGGTATGTCGGACTTCCTTGGTGACCTGGAGGGTATGTGTCCCAAAACCGCCGAGTTCAAGAATTTATTTGCAACGTTGAAGGATTACATGGCCTCCTTCGGTTCCGGGTCGTCAAAAGATATCAAGATGGAGTTGTCAGAAAAATCCGAAAAATTGTTCAGGGCTATGTCTGTTTTCGACACTAGTAAAGGCGGAACATCA GATGATTCGTGGAATCTGGTGGATGGCTTGTTGTCAATGGGGAAGGGtttgatggagatgaagaagagcgGTTCCCAGGAGTTAAAttttgaacaaagaaaagaacTGATCGTGTCTATGGTGGAATGGACCCGAGGGATTGGTCTATTCGTTAAGGCCGCCTCCGAGAGTAAAGGACAATCTATTGATCTGTCATCTTTTGGGATTGACTATGACAACAGTGTAGAATCTCCTATTAAAAGAGCTATGTACGAAACACAAGGAACATTCTCACTACCCCATTACTTGGAGAATCTCCCTAAAAAGGCCCAAGACTTTGAGCCTTTCGCTTACAATGGTATGTCGCACTTCATCGATAGCCTAGAGAGTAAGTGTCCTGCGACAACAGAGTTCAAGGATTTCTTTGTAAAGCTGGAGGACTACATGGCAATCTTCAAGTCGGCATCATCCGGATCAAAAGATTTCAAGGTGGACATGTCAATAAAATCTCAGAGGCTCTTCAAGGCTATGTCTGTATTAACTGGTACTCAAGGCAGCGGGATATCT GTGGATTCGTGGAGGATGCTCGATGGTTTGTTGTCAATGGGAAAATTTTTGGTTGAGATGAAGAAGCATGGTTCCAATGAGATAACTTTCGAACAAAGGACAGAAATGGTTGGGTCTATGGTGCAGTGGGCTAGAGCTATCGGTCTTTTCGCCAGGGTGGCCTctgagaagaaaggaaaaaccaTTGATCTATCACCTTTTGGTATTTTTCATGCCCGAAATTATGGAAAAGGTAACTTCAAAACATCCAGCGAGCTCTAA